The Sebastes fasciatus isolate fSebFas1 chromosome 13, fSebFas1.pri, whole genome shotgun sequence genome includes a region encoding these proteins:
- the retreg3 gene encoding reticulophagy regulator 3 has protein sequence MAHTGAMEEDAALADCCSVQQGSGGSSVFLRSRPCSSERDGQVKAVKAALQSRLGPYEPVLTYLQSVLVWERPLQCLLLYTVVNVVFWFFALTSLRLLFLLASGLAVFVCVDTWRNKIWPEIKVRHMDESENESWGLVQPGILSVPELCHHIAEAWVSVAVVSSSVVQYKQRNPGKFCVLTCGMFTCLATVGRYIPGLVLSYSAVWATLLAPLGAYHRIFQHVLVKLDPVLQRLDFSVYGYMMSKPVDNQFLRRPLRGAASGEDSDSEEELAAFCPSFDDAIVMKELALTDSEHSDAEVSYTDNGTFNLSRGQTPLTEGSEDLDRHSDAEESFAQDLPDFPSINPDHTLMDDDDDTSIGLPSLAMSGLTSHRASVLDIDAHLDSDQEDLDTELSLSGLPLPSDFAGDLAGVIASNMIQAALAGAMQPRPPPTHRREGPPRAGAHRSYRKQSSSELDTDLDGEDFEMLDQSELNQMDPLAGGGGGSRRGESQGSNFLSSLLGKPQ, from the exons ATGGCGCACACTGGAGCGATGGAAGAAGACGCAGCTCTGGCTGATTGTTGCTCTGTCCAGCAGGGGTCTGGTGGTAGTAGTGTGTTTCTGAGAAGTCGACCATGCTCCAGCGAGAGAGACGGTCAGGTGAAGGCTGTCAAAGCTGCTCTTCAGTCCAGGTTGGGGCCCTACGAGCCGGTCCTGACCTACCTACAGTCCGTCCTAGTGTGGGAGAGACCTCTACAGTGTCTGCTGCTCTACACTGTAGTCAACGTGGTCTTCTG GTTCTTCGCCCTGACCTCACTGCGCCTGCTGTTCCTGCTGGCTTCAGGTCTggctgtgtttgtctgtgttgatACCTGGAGAAATAAAATCTGGCCAGAGATTAAAG tcAGACACATGGACGAATCAGAGAATGAGAG CTGGGGTCTGGTGCAGCCCGGCATCCTCAGTGTGCCTGAACTGTGCCACCACATCGCTGAGGCCTGGGTCAGTGTAGCAGTTGTCTCATCCAGTGTAGTGCAGTACAAACAACGTAACCCTGGCAAG TTCTGCGTCCTGACTTGTGGCATGTTCACCTGCTTGGCTACGGTTGGACGCTACATTCCTGGATTGGTGCTCTCCTACTCGGCTG tATGGGCTACTCTCCTGGCTCCTCTGGGAGCCTATCACAGGATTTTCCAGCATGTGTTAGTGAAGCTGGATCCGGTCCTGCAGCGACTGGACTTCAGTGTTTATGGATACATGATGTCAAAGCCTGTCGATAATCAGT TCCTGCGGAGGCCTCTCCGTGGTGCAGCCTCAGGTGAAGACAGTGATAGCGAGGAGGAGTTGGCTGCTTTCTGCCCATCG TTTGATGATGCTATTGTAATGAAGGAACTTGCTCTCACCGACTCTGAGCATTCTGATGCCGAGGTGTCCTACACTGATAATGGAACATTTAACCTATCGCGTGGCCAGACCCCGCTCACAGAGGGCTCTGAGG ATCTTGACAGACACAGTGATGCTGAGGAATCCTTTGCTCAAGACCTCCCAGACTTCCCCTCCATAAACCCTGATCACACTCTGATGGATGACGACGATGACACCAGCATAGGTCTACCTAGTCTGGCTATGTCTGGGCTAACTAGTCACCGGGCTTCAGTGCTGGATATAGATGCTCATCTGGACTCAGATCAGGAGGATCTGGATACAGAACTTTCTCTCAGCGGTCTGCCACTTCCCTCTGATTTTGCCGGAGACTTGGCCGGAGTCATCGCCAGCAACATGATCCAGGCAGCGCTGGCCGGGGCGATGCAACCTCGGCCTCCTCCTACCCACCGCAGAGAAGGCCCTCCCAGGGCCGGAGCCCACCGAAGCTACCGCAAGCAGTCCAGCTCCGAGCTGGACACAGACTTGGACGGGGAGGACTTTGAAATGCTGGATCAGTCTGAACTGAACCAGATGGATCCCcttgcaggaggaggaggaggtagtaGACGAGGAGAGAGCCAGGGATCTAACTTCTTGTCTAGCCTGCTGGGTAAACcacagtag
- the psmc3ip gene encoding homologous-pairing protein 2 homolog, which yields MSKKDNGSTLILAYLNEKNRPYSAQDVFCNLQKQHGFGKTAVVKAMELLALEGKIKEKMYGKQKIYFADQSQFKDVNDADLKAMDCQVSQLNAEAQSLTQSCRQLNSELKELSSSLTTEEMMSELKELKAECSGYRARMEKIKSATNHVTPEEKAKVYKDRNVYVKEWKKRKRLASDMMDAILEGYPKSKKQFLEEVGVETDEDCKVTVPSD from the exons ATGAGTAAAAAGGATAACG GCTCGACACTCATCCTTGCATACCTGAATGAGAAGAACAGACCCTACAGTGCTCAGGATGTCTTTTGCAATTTACAAAAGCAGCATGGATTTGGCAAAACG GCAGTGGTCAAAGCCATGGAGCTGCTGGCTCTAGAGGGCAAGATAAAGGAGAAAATGTATGGAAAGCAAAAGATTTATTTTGCTGATCAG TCTCAGTTCAAAGACGTGAACGATGCAGACCTGAAGGCGATGGACTGTCAGGTCTCACAGCTCAATGCAGAGGCGCAGTCGCTCACCCAGAGCTGCAGACAGCTAAATTCAG AGCTGAAGGAGCTCAGTAGCTCCCTGACAACAGAGGAAATGATGTCAGAGCTCAAGGAGCTGAAAGCAGAGTGTTCGGGGTACAGAGCGCGCATGGAGAAGATAAAGTCAGCCACAAATCACGTCACACCAGAAGAGAAAGCGAAG GTTTACAAGGACCGGAATGTTTACGTGAAAGagtggaagaagaggaagagactg GCTTCAGACATGATGGATGCAATCCTGGAAGGGTATCCTAAGAGCAAGAAGCAGTTCCTG GAGGAAGTTGGAGTGGAGACTGATGAGGACTGTAAGGTGACCGTGCCAAGTGACTGA
- the tubg1 gene encoding tubulin gamma-1 chain encodes MPREIITLQLGQCGNQILFEFWKQLCAEHGISPEGIVEEFATEGTDRKDVFFYQADDEHYIPRAVLLDLEPRVIHSILNSPYANLYNPENIYLSEHGGGAGNNWASGYSQGKKIQEDIFDIIDREADGSDSLEGFVLCHSIAGGTGSGLGSYLLEKLNDRYPKKLVQTYSVFPNQDEMSDVVVQPYNSLLTLKRLTQNADCVVVLDNTALNRIATDRLHIQNPSFSQINQLVSTIMSASTTTLRYPGYMNNDLIGLIASLIPTPRLHFLMTGYTPLTTDQSVASVRKTTVLDVMRRLLQPKNVMVSTGRERQPSHCYIAILNIIQGEVDPTQVHKSLQRIRERKLASFIPWGPASIQVALSRKSPYLPSAHRVSGLMMANHTSISSLFERTCRQYDKLRKREAFLEQFRKEDIFKDNFDELDNSREVVQQLIDEYSAATRPDYISWGTQEQ; translated from the exons ATGCCGAGAGAAATCATAACGCTCCAGCTGGGACAGTGTGGAAATCAAA TTTTGTTTGAGTTTTGGAAGCAGCTGTGTGCAGAGCATGGCATCAGTCCAGAGGGGATTGTTGAGGAGTTTGCTACTGAAGGGACGGACAGAAAGGATGTGTTCTTCTATCAG GCTGACGATGAGCACTACATCCCCCGCGCAGTCCTCCTGGATCTGGAGCCGAGGGTGATCCACTCCATCCTCAACTCTCCTTACGCAAACCTGTACAACCCGGAGAACATCTACCTCTCTGAGCACGGTGGAGGTGCTGGGAACAACTGGGCTAGTGGATATTCACAG GGCAAAAAAATCCAAGAAGACATCTTTGACATCATCGACCGGGAGGCAGATGGCAGCGACAGTCTGGAG GGATTCGTCCTGTGTCATTCCATCGCCGGGGGGACGGGCTCGGGGCTGGGATCCTACCTGCTGGAGAAACTCAATgacag GTACCCAAAGAAGCTGGTGCAGACTTACTCTGTTTTCCCGAACCAGGATGAGATGAGCGACGTGGTCGTTCAGCCGTACAACTCGCTGCTCACGCTGAAGAGGCTCACCCAGAACGCAGACTGCGTG GTGGTGTTGGATAACACGGCTCTGAATCGCATCGCCACCGACAGGCTGCACATCCAGAACCCCTCGTTCTCCCAGATCAATCAGCTG GTCTCCACCATCATGTCTGCGAGCACAACCACGCTGCGCTACCCGGGCTACATGAACAACGACCTTATTGGCCTGATTGCATCGCTCATCCCCACACCTCGCCTCCACTTCCTCATGACTGGATACACACCGCTTACTACTGACCAGTCG GTTGCTAGTGTGAGGAAAACCACGGTGCTGGATGTGATGAGGAGGCTCCTGCAGCCCAAGAACGTGATGGTGTCCACAGGAAGAGAGAGGCAGCCGAGCCACTGCTACATCGCCATCCTGAACATCATCCAGGGAGAGGTCGACCCCACACAG GTGCATAAAAGCCTCCAAAGGATCCGAGAGCGTAAACTCGCCAGCTTCATTCCCTGGGGTCCCGCCAGCATCCAGGTGGCTCTGTCCAGGAAGTCGCCGTACCTGCCCTCGGCTCACCGAGTCAGCGGCCTGATGATGGCCAACCACACAAGCATCTCCTCC CTGTTTGAGCGGACGTGCCGGCAGTATGACAAGCTGCGTAAGCGCGAAGCCTTCCTGGAGCAGTTCCGCAAAGAGGACATATTCAAGGACAACTTTGACGAGCTGGACAACTCTCGCGAGGTGGTCCAGCAGCTGATAGACGAGTACAGCGCAGCCACGCGGCCTGACTACATCTCCTGGGGAACGCAGGAACAGTGA